A single region of the Geitlerinema sp. PCC 9228 genome encodes:
- a CDS encoding peptidoglycan-binding protein, producing MSCLLLGSWLGMPVAIVGNFATNEAIAQTNINRQRPVLQIGSEGKNVSQLQAALKLLGYYQGDVDGVYDQATADAVSQWQSESGVPADGIVGEATWNLLFPGQTANSQAVETASDPPNNPDSENNCNCPQPDNNNQENANTAVSLPILRRGMQGSAIEQLQERLRVLGYFRGQATGFFGSQTEAAVESLQAENQIAVDGVVGPTTWRVLLR from the coding sequence TTGTCTTGCCTGCTTCTGGGTAGTTGGTTGGGGATGCCAGTAGCGATTGTTGGCAATTTTGCCACCAACGAAGCGATCGCGCAAACCAACATCAACCGCCAGCGACCCGTTTTGCAAATCGGCAGCGAAGGGAAAAACGTCTCCCAACTACAAGCTGCCTTAAAACTACTGGGATACTACCAAGGCGATGTTGACGGGGTTTACGACCAAGCAACTGCCGATGCCGTCTCCCAATGGCAATCGGAATCGGGGGTCCCCGCCGATGGTATTGTAGGAGAAGCCACCTGGAATCTGCTGTTTCCCGGTCAAACCGCCAACAGCCAAGCTGTAGAAACTGCATCCGACCCCCCCAACAACCCCGACAGCGAAAACAATTGCAATTGTCCCCAACCCGACAACAACAACCAAGAAAACGCCAATACGGCCGTGAGTCTTCCCATTTTGCGGCGCGGCATGCAAGGCAGTGCCATCGAGCAACTACAAGAACGACTGCGCGTGTTAGGCTATTTCCGAGGACAGGCAACGGGATTTTTTGGTTCGCAAACGGAAGCTGCCGTGGAAAGCTTACAAGCCGAGAACCAAATTGCTGTAGACGGCGTGGTTGGTCCGACAACTTGGCGTGTTTTGTTACGTTAG